ATTATGATCTAATGTGAAATCTGATCCAGCAAAGGGTAAAAAGTCTCACAAAACCAGTGCAATAAAGTGactcaaaaatgtaaaatcagttATTAGTACAGTAAATATGTACTTTACCAACACCTTCTACATAAGCATTCAGTGctgatttaaaataataaagGCTAAAAATTGTACAGACACTTTATGGTATATGTAACATTTTTGGACATAGTTTAAGGGTCCCAAGAAGACTAACATCACCTTTAACATATGGGATATATAAAAATATAGGATATATGAATGCGTTACTTGCAAGCAACACTTTTGGCCCACAGAATTAGCAGCAACACATTTCCAAGTCCTGCAAATGGCTAAGTGAGaaacaaagctgctgctgctgggtcaTCAATCTCACCTCAAAGAGCAAATAGTCTCATGCCACAATGGTTAGATTCTCATagcaattcattttttttttttttaaattgaatcTTCAACAAGAGGCAACGTGAACATAAGCACAGTTGAGGCAgtaatggagagagagagagtagaatgttttatttttgtaaaaacCAGGTTTTAAAATGATTCAAGCCAGACCTTATCCACATTCGTCTCCAACAAGAACAGCCTCAATGTCACATGTATCCAGTATTAGTGGACTGAAACCCTTATTGTGGCTAGTTTGTGGTGTACATGTCTTGAATCACACTTGAAAATAATGACCTGTTGGAGGAGACTGATCCGAGGTGCCTGCCTCTGAGAAGCCGCTTTAGGGGGAAGCATTCGGGTGTTTGTCTTAGGAGTCTGGCATGAGCTCAAGAAACCTGCTTTTCTTCACAAAATGAATCTTAATAAATTTTCACATCCTCCTAATCAAATCTCAAATGTCTGATGTGTTGGTCTTCACTTCAGAAGTCAAAAAGAACTGCTCTTCATGCCACAaaagcactcaaacacacactgcataatTCCTATggttgtctcacacacacaacctctctATTAAAGTCTTCTGTGCGAAGGTTCTCTCTCACTATCAACCCCGCATTGTTTGACTTCGTGGTCATCTCCTGCTATCAAATGATCAAAAAGAGGAGTGTTAGGAGCCTGTCATAGACTAGTTACAGTGGAGTATGTACTCCAGACCACTTTTTTTAGCTTTGGTAAGCTAGGGCTCAAAATTGTGGACTGTCAGTTTTGTGATTTGGGGCCAGACTAGAAACAGGAAGACAGCCTTTAGTTGAAGCGATGTGGAATTCAAAAATAACGAGGTGACCACTTGAGACAGGTGGCTAAAAGCCACTAAACTCTGGCATTGCAGATCAACTTAGCTTAACTACAATTTGGCTCGTTAGGTGGAAAAACATATTCCTCATCTGAAGAAATGATcatgtctggtgtgtgtgtgaagtgagagaagaaagaaagaggaaggattCAAGCCACATTAAATCAGGGTTTTGTTGCAGGAACCAAGAATCACAgcaaatgggggaaaaaaaaacctaggAGATGGAGGGTACATCAGCCAGACAACAAATCAAATGCATCctacagtgtacagtatgtggtacACATCATCTGCTCACAGCGCCTGAACCccatctgacagctttagatACTCTCTCACTCCCTGCCTGGTCAGGCCACGACACAACTAAACAACAGCCAAACCCTCCCGCAGTTCGATTCAGAGAGTCCTTTTAATGAATCAAGCGGGCGTCCGACCCCAACTTCGGCCCTTCTGAGAGGGGAAAGGGGAGGccgagggaggagggggagcccAGTTTCGTTGGTCTTTAGTTGGCTTTGGCGCGGAGCTGCGCCCTCTTGCCCGTCACAGCCTGGAAGCCGGTCTTGATGCTGGCGACAGAGCAGCGGGAGTGGCACGTTTCACACTGCAAGAAATAGAGGCGAGTGTCCTTCTGCAGGATGGTCTCTGGGGAGCGGCAAGTGTGACACGTCACATATTCCTCTGCAGGGGTGAGAAGACGGTTATTAGTACTGCAGTGCACAAAGGAGTTCAAGTACAAGGTGTGAAACTCGGAGCTGATTCAGAGAGTACTTAGCTGATTTGGGACCCCACTCATAACACTGTCAGAGTCACGGTGAACACACTCTGAACATGGTTTATTTATCTCTGCGTGCACTGGCCAGTGTGTCGATCACATGCACATCAGTAAATTCCTCAACTCACTTTTTGTAGAGTGTTTGCTTTCAGTTGTTACCAACCAAATCTTTGTAAAGGTTCAGTTTAATCAACATTTAGCAGCACTGAAAGAGACCCAGTGCAAACTTGACTGATTCATTCTGGACCGAGTTGTGATGAATGACAAAGAAGTTTATTACATCAAACCTACTTTGATTAACCCTCAAACCACCACAACCTGCCTTGGATCACTGGTTTGTCTCAATTTCCTTTTTGGGAGATCCTTCCCTAATAGAGAAGCTACCAGATATTTATATCATGTATGAGATTTTGATGTGAAATTAACATGTCCGAGAAACTTTGTGGGACCTGTCAGTAAATCTGTAAACACATAATTTTATATTTCAAGACATGTTGCCAATTTCTAAGATTTTATACAAGAtaaactccaaaaaaaaaaaaaaaaaactgtcctgGCTGCAGTGTCCCTTCTTTGCAAATGTAATAaaccatttttaaatgaaattaaattgacagacaaaagcaatttgaaatcaagtcaaataaataaataaataatagttTCAATTGTTACTTACTGATATATCTTCTCAACACATTTTCtatctgtttctgctgaaatCTGCCTTTGATCACAAGCTGGTTATTTCCATCTATAGAACCactgttgacagaaaaaaagcacaaagcaaaaacacaaatcaaacattcaCATCAGGGCCCACAGAAATGGCACAAAATCCAATTCCTGTATGTCAGGGGTTCTCAACGTTTTCATAACTCAGTGACAAGTCGGGGTCACGTTCAGGGGCCACATTTTGAGAACCCCTGCTGTGTATTCATGAAGTCCATCAGGGTAAATCCACACATACCTTGTTCCCAGCTCAGCCAGCAGGAAAGCGAGAAGATGTTTAGGCTGACGATGCAACCTGTGATGAAGAACATGAGAGGTCAGTTTCTAGAGGACGCTTCAGGCGAGTATCAAAGCAGCGTGACAGGTACGCAAGGCTCACAGTTTGCAGATGTCTGTGAAGTTGACGAAGGAGGTTTTCTTGGTTCCCACTCGGACCACCTGAGGAGGCTTCATGACGaacttcctcttctctccgGCCACCATGTCCGGGTTCTTCTCTCGCATGATGTTAAAGACTCGATTcaggagctgagacagagatGGTGCAAAGAGTTACGCCGAGTGCGGTCGACACGGACCACGTTCCCATCATGATAAGGTCTTAAAAAGTATTCTGATTTTCAATACGGGGAAAATATCTCAACTCAAACCCCATTTTTTTGCctgaatcatttacattttggCCCCATTAGAAGTATGCTGGATGAACTGTTATCAGTTCCAATTTTACAATGTACCCCTGGACGTACAGACAATTCCCATTAGATTAGTCTAGAACAGTCTTGCATTTGTTCTATCTTACAGGAACAAAATGTTCATGGTTTAAGAGTGATTATACACTCTGAGGTGGCCTGATGTTTATAGCCAAGTCTTGAGTGCatgagtgtgtaagtgtgtgtgtgtgtgtgtgtgtgtgtgtgtgtgtgtgtgtatgtgtgtgtgtgtgtgtgtgtgtgtgtgtgctgtcccACCTCATCATAAGTGTAGTCTCTTTCAGAGCCGGCCCAGGCCGGTCCTGTGGAGGAGCTGAATGAGATTCCATCGTTGTTCTTCCCCTCGTCATCCTCCAGCGctgcaaacacatcacacaaacattaTGACACTTGTGTCCCCCTTTAGTTCTCTACCTTAAAGATGAGGTGACTTCTCCTCACCGTCGTCCTTCTCCAGTGTCTCTCCCTCATCAAAGTCCACTTTCTTTGACTTCTTCTTTTTGGTGGGGAGCATCAGGTCCAGGTTGTCTTCCTCCAGCACCTCTGGCTGCTCTCCTTCAATTTTCAGCTCCTGATTTTGGATCAATGAGAGGTGAAATTCAGCGAGGGGACGAGGAGTAGCGAGGGTGTGAATGTGATTAAGAGAGCGACAGGAGAGCAACGGGAGAAGTGGAACAAGAAGGGCTGATGTACCGAAACACAGACTGCAGGtcatgaggagagagaagagaaacaggctTTGGTGTAGCAGGGACTCACCTTTAACCCCTCCTCAACATCATTATCAAACACTTTCTtgggtttcttcttctttttcttctggtTGAAGAAGTTCAGGTCGTTCAAATCATCCGATGGCTCTAGAGAAGACAAAACCAACCCTGCTTAATTCCAACGTCATGCAGGCTGGCAGCTAAACGTGTGCTGTAAGAACATGCTCCCACGCTGAGGCTTAAATATGTGCTTCCAGTCAGAGCAGCTCTATTTTCATTCTGACCTTTCTTCCTGCCGTCATCATCATCCAGATCCAGCTCCTTCTCGTCTCCGGCCTCTGGTTCTGTCTCCTTCGCCTCCACCTCTTTAGCCTCTTCTCCTCCCATCCCGTCTGCCTCCTCATCCAACATGAagggcttcttcttcttcttctttttcttggtCATGTTGGGATCGAAAATCatctgaaggagagaaaaaggagagagaataTCAACCAACACAGTTTGACAGTGACAACTTCCTCACAGTTCTTCTTCCATGGGAGAAATAATTTGTGGTTCAATGACCTGAGAGACCATCTGACAAAATTACtatatttaatatattacaAATTTGTCTTAATATGTCTTCAAATCATCCATTAGGGGTCACTGCACAGTGTCTTTCACTGTGATCACCATCAGCTGAGGAACAATGTGTTCTGACAGACAAAAGCACCcgatgagacagagaggaaggacatCTCCTCAGCTGATTCGGCCATCTTCATTCATCAGGTCAGCTCAGAGTATCATCACCCTTACACCATGACCACTTGcatttttcagtgtgtctgtcttcaactagtaacataaaacaaaactgttgCTGTGGTTTCCTGCAGTTTAACATATTTTCCACCCTAATTTAAAACAACAATTCAGCTGCTGACCAGCGTCAATGGACGTGTCCTGTGATGCAACAGCAGGCAATTAAACCTGAAACGATCAGCTTATAAATCGACCAGTCAGACAGAAAACTCATCTGCTAAATTTATCTCAGTTTATGTCACGTTTGGCAAAAATTGCCCCCAAATGTGTGTGATATATTTGTGATAGATAACTGGAGGTGTTCAGGATTTGGACTGATTGTCGGATTGAACAAACCATCTGAACATGTCGACCTGGAAAATCCTGATGGATATCTGTCACTTTCTCTGGCCCTTCATGGGGTTCACGACGGAACGAAAAAATAATAGATGAATTGACGATGAAAAGATTGTAGTTGCAGCCTCAAAGCAGACACCTGAGAGCCATTCAGTAACGAGTATTTTGTGTAACAACAGTATAAATCGATATATATCGTTGATACAGATGCTGTGAGATTTGGTGAGCTTTGTAACACTGTGatgctctccctccttcccgTTCGCTGATGCAACTTTCTGCAAATTAGTAAATGTTGTGAGTGAATAAATATTGAATATGAATAATTCTTCCTGGTTGTGTCATTGAGCCCATTGAGACAACTTAAGAGAATTAAGAAAACCACGACTACTTATTTCCGTAAATCCGAACGGCCATCTCAAATTGTAATCGCGGACATTAACATTACGTTGCAGTCACGGCCGTACACGGTTATATGGATAAAAAAAATTAGATAGCCGATTTCAATAACACTGACCAACATAATTCATCATTCGTTTTGTTCTGCCATGGCTCTGTCTTAACGTAATGCCTGCTGTCCATGTCGGTGGAGCCTGACAGCTTTTTGTTGAACGCTAGAGAACACTGGTCAACCATTAGCGCCGCAGTCTGGTTAGCAGCgagctaatgctagctagctaacttcAGCCATTCATCTCGAGTTATCCAATAGCTGTGACAGGGCGGATTGACCAGCCACAGcaactaataataatatgtgCGATGTGACAGATGGTGAGAAAGTGgtgtattgtgttttttttcttgtcacttAGGCTGGCTGGGCCGCTGTTAGCTCGGCTAAAGCCATGTGAGAGATGGTGCGGACAGGGAggggagcagcagagctgaggccCAAAGTCATCCTCAACACCGATCTGATCCGATAATTCAACTAATTTCACCAAAGAAGTCTTCAGACCAACTCAGACTAAGTAGCGGATAACTGGGTGACTTACCTCGTCTCCTGACATGTTTGCGAGTTGGGAAGTGACTGAAATCTGACTACTTTTTGTCCCTCGCTCAGTTTCACAATGCTGCGCCGAAAATTTCTTGCATCAGCGTTCGATCCGTACTACGCAAGCGTGAAGTCGCCAGATGCTGACGTCAATACTGCGCGTCTAGTTGTTGAGTGTTCAAGAGCAAAATTGCTCAACCAAAACAGTTGATAAA
This region of Chaetodon auriga isolate fChaAug3 chromosome 10, fChaAug3.hap1, whole genome shotgun sequence genomic DNA includes:
- the eif2s2 gene encoding eukaryotic translation initiation factor 2 subunit 2; its protein translation is MSGDEMIFDPNMTKKKKKKKKPFMLDEEADGMGGEEAKEVEAKETEPEAGDEKELDLDDDDGRKKEPSDDLNDLNFFNQKKKKKKPKKVFDNDVEEGLKELKIEGEQPEVLEEDNLDLMLPTKKKKSKKVDFDEGETLEKDDALEDDEGKNNDGISFSSSTGPAWAGSERDYTYDELLNRVFNIMREKNPDMVAGEKRKFVMKPPQVVRVGTKKTSFVNFTDICKLLHRQPKHLLAFLLAELGTSGSIDGNNQLVIKGRFQQKQIENVLRRYIKEYVTCHTCRSPETILQKDTRLYFLQCETCHSRCSVASIKTGFQAVTGKRAQLRAKAN